Proteins from one Rhizobium sp. CB3090 genomic window:
- a CDS encoding invasion associated locus B family protein, with amino-acid sequence MTFAVLNDMFSAKNLASVILLSSALYASSGMAQELSAAGATAPANAGAQQSSATTSADQQQPAPQARVQKFDDWYYRCVDGKAPDGSATTSCEVAQIATVKQGEQDVNILTLAIAKAPAPAQASSPKKGSKTVQSDLVLTALVPLNMYLPAGLSIDASDKPVIQLAYRNCNQAGCWSQQKLDAKMVAALSKAADGVGHVQMMNGQKVNIKFSLKGLASALDALQKPASN; translated from the coding sequence ATGACGTTTGCTGTTTTGAATGACATGTTTTCCGCCAAGAATCTCGCATCCGTAATTCTACTGTCATCCGCCCTTTATGCATCGTCGGGCATGGCTCAGGAGCTGTCGGCGGCAGGTGCGACCGCCCCGGCCAATGCAGGCGCTCAACAGAGTTCCGCTACGACATCTGCCGATCAGCAACAGCCGGCGCCGCAAGCCCGCGTGCAGAAATTCGACGACTGGTATTATCGCTGTGTCGATGGCAAGGCGCCCGACGGGTCGGCGACGACAAGTTGCGAAGTGGCTCAGATCGCGACGGTGAAGCAGGGTGAACAGGACGTCAACATCCTGACCTTGGCGATCGCCAAGGCGCCGGCGCCCGCTCAGGCGTCCTCGCCGAAGAAGGGCAGCAAAACGGTGCAGAGCGATCTCGTGCTGACGGCGCTTGTGCCGCTCAACATGTATCTGCCGGCAGGGCTCAGCATCGATGCGAGCGATAAGCCTGTCATCCAGCTTGCCTATCGCAACTGCAACCAGGCAGGTTGCTGGTCGCAGCAGAAGCTGGACGCGAAAATGGTCGCAGCACTTTCAAAGGCGGCGGACGGGGTTGGTCACGTACAGATGATGAATGGTCAGAAGGTCAACATCAAATTCTCCTTGAAGGGACTGGCCTCGGCCTTGGATGCACTGCAGAAACCCGCTTCCAACTGA
- a CDS encoding diguanylate cyclase: protein MPLQAPNPVIMAEVERFLRGRTRDISLKGELYCLFQERSWFRTAKIIRSWMIWVALIDVLTLGLNAMLLPRAVALSMLPPACILPPAALATAFIWRIPRAFQLQRIVLIVGMFFILLSVALVGVNAGGEFYERHLTIMLFVAVTAIIIFAIPLVWTTMIAVMALGLYLFFQMHNPHIELGSSEAATLFFASGIVATVVARRTMTILAQKTFLLELRDTSRVAELADANARLELLARTDPLTGIANRRWMMEMLNRLWNGDSRHPEGIAMLMCDIDHFKLLNDNLGHSEGDRCLVKVAGIIQSSMRGNRDRVSRYGGEEFLIVLPGVNEQEAISVAERIREGVETASLPNPASAMSPCVTVSIGVVHTSDVNTVSPEQLQNRADEALYLAKQSGRNRVVLYKAGSPNT from the coding sequence ATGCCGCTCCAGGCGCCAAATCCTGTTATTATGGCCGAGGTGGAACGCTTTCTGAGGGGGCGTACCCGCGATATCAGCCTGAAAGGCGAGCTTTATTGCCTCTTTCAAGAGCGCTCCTGGTTTCGAACGGCCAAGATCATTCGTTCCTGGATGATTTGGGTCGCCCTGATAGATGTGCTGACATTGGGGCTCAACGCCATGCTGCTTCCAAGGGCGGTAGCGCTGTCTATGCTTCCGCCGGCCTGTATCCTTCCTCCGGCCGCTCTGGCCACTGCCTTTATCTGGAGAATTCCACGCGCTTTCCAGCTCCAACGGATCGTCTTGATTGTCGGTATGTTCTTTATCCTTCTGTCCGTAGCCCTGGTAGGCGTGAATGCGGGAGGCGAGTTCTACGAACGGCATCTGACCATCATGCTGTTCGTCGCGGTTACCGCGATCATCATCTTTGCCATACCGCTGGTTTGGACGACGATGATCGCGGTCATGGCGCTTGGTCTTTATTTGTTTTTCCAGATGCACAACCCACACATCGAATTGGGAAGCTCGGAGGCTGCGACGTTATTCTTCGCCAGCGGCATCGTCGCAACGGTGGTAGCACGGCGCACTATGACGATTTTGGCTCAGAAGACCTTTCTTCTTGAACTACGTGACACAAGCCGAGTAGCGGAATTGGCGGATGCGAATGCCCGGCTCGAACTTCTTGCGAGAACGGATCCCCTGACCGGCATCGCCAATCGAAGATGGATGATGGAAATGCTCAACCGCCTCTGGAACGGGGATAGCCGACACCCAGAGGGGATTGCCATGCTGATGTGCGACATCGATCACTTCAAGCTGCTGAATGATAACCTCGGCCACAGTGAGGGGGACCGCTGCCTTGTAAAAGTTGCCGGCATTATTCAAAGCAGCATGAGAGGAAATCGCGATCGTGTGTCACGCTACGGCGGCGAAGAGTTTCTGATTGTGCTTCCAGGCGTGAATGAGCAAGAGGCAATCTCTGTCGCCGAACGAATTCGGGAAGGCGTGGAAACTGCTTCTCTCCCAAACCCTGCATCCGCAATGTCGCCGTGCGTTACCGTCAGCATCGGGGTAGTCCATACATCTGATGTCAACACCGTCTCGCCGGAGCAACTTCAGAACCGGGCTGATGAGGCCCTTTACCTTGCCAAACAGTCCGGTCGTAACCGGGTAGTGCTTTACAAGGCAGGCTCGCCGAACACATAA